In Candidatus Desulfofervidus auxilii, one genomic interval encodes:
- a CDS encoding general secretion pathway protein GspK — protein MIFKNKQQGSILIFLLWIIAVISFIVSQFGREVRLKALEARNIIEARNAYFTAYSAVQELMIRLTLPDEDERKVFSGDEIELDINNEKVKVKIQDEERKININMIDAQPLIDLLTKQLKLSQEKAEEIADCVLDYRDGDNIPKPHGAEEDYYLALKPPYRPANASFKTINELLFVKGITPEIFWGREEEGEEGKKWIPGLYDFLTVYGKSVNLSAISSEGENKEKKEELIQGHYYRFTCQIRGVIFVSIYKYMGNRKYLLEYWHEYYKPKIS, from the coding sequence TGGATAATTGCGGTTATTTCTTTTATTGTTAGCCAATTTGGGCGAGAAGTGCGGCTAAAGGCATTAGAGGCCAGAAATATTATTGAAGCAAGAAATGCCTATTTTACAGCTTATAGCGCAGTGCAAGAGCTAATGATTAGATTAACTTTACCAGATGAGGATGAAAGAAAGGTTTTTTCTGGAGATGAGATAGAGCTTGATATTAATAATGAGAAGGTGAAGGTTAAAATCCAAGATGAAGAAAGAAAGATAAATATTAATATGATAGATGCACAGCCACTTATTGATCTTTTGACCAAACAATTAAAACTTTCTCAAGAGAAAGCAGAGGAGATAGCAGACTGTGTTTTAGATTATAGAGATGGGGATAATATTCCTAAACCTCATGGAGCAGAAGAAGATTATTATTTAGCATTAAAACCCCCTTATAGACCTGCTAATGCTTCTTTTAAAACCATAAATGAATTATTGTTTGTAAAAGGCATTACCCCAGAAATTTTTTGGGGAAGAGAGGAAGAAGGAGAAGAAGGGAAAAAATGGATACCAGGTTTATATGATTTTTTGACAGTTTATGGTAAAAGTGTTAATCTCTCTGCTATATCTTCAGAAGGGGAAAATAAAGAGAAAAAGGAAGAGCTTATTCAAGGTCATTACTATCGTTTTACTTGCCAGATAAGAGGTGTTATTTTTGTGAGTATTTATAAATATATGGGAAATAGAAAATATTTGTTAGAGTACTGGCATGAATATTATAAACCTAAAATATCCTAA
- a CDS encoding PilN domain-containing protein — MNIINLKYPKHIIIALLKENSTEVVRLKKRPWQKWEIFKNETFEASWPEVIPEVIEGVERKKTAILLLVLRDRYQAHQETYPKTVGEHLEDAVRYDLDEIFLSGEDNTNFILGKPIETQDNVVVPIFSQTKEQYQLLTQNLEGFLQVCILPAAQFYPYLGDEVKDSIVLSPLNHKRFEVAVCADGSLRDVFILEEDNIDYFKTYITSIGIENIVCIGSKAPDFLKGLKIKFLSIDSALLKKVGDYIAKQEVIKGWPQDLRLKPSKIVLGYILLAILVGIYAIYPIFLSFEHKHLIKQFQLVSQELQKTEKEWRPIERIQKEVEELKAFNNKLEHVKQEVVSPLKVLKILTETTPNDTWISYFDLKKKTIIIRGESGSVVNFLETISKVPAFQEVKLLSPVRKKAKTQKELFNIQIKLK; from the coding sequence ATGAATATTATAAACCTAAAATATCCTAAACATATTATTATTGCTCTTTTGAAAGAAAATTCTACCGAGGTAGTTAGACTTAAAAAGAGACCTTGGCAAAAATGGGAAATTTTTAAAAATGAGACTTTTGAAGCTTCCTGGCCTGAGGTTATACCTGAAGTAATAGAGGGGGTTGAGAGAAAAAAAACAGCTATTTTATTACTGGTATTAAGAGACAGATATCAAGCCCATCAAGAAACCTATCCAAAAACCGTGGGTGAGCATTTAGAGGATGCCGTCCGGTATGATTTAGATGAGATATTTCTGTCTGGAGAAGATAATACAAATTTTATATTAGGCAAACCTATTGAAACACAAGATAACGTAGTAGTGCCCATTTTTTCTCAAACCAAAGAGCAATATCAACTGTTAACCCAAAACTTAGAAGGTTTTTTACAGGTGTGTATTCTGCCTGCAGCTCAGTTTTATCCTTACTTAGGGGATGAAGTAAAAGATTCTATTGTATTATCTCCCTTGAATCATAAAAGATTTGAAGTAGCAGTTTGCGCTGATGGAAGTTTGAGAGATGTATTTATATTGGAAGAAGACAATATAGATTATTTTAAAACTTACATTACTTCCATTGGGATAGAGAATATAGTTTGTATAGGTTCAAAAGCACCTGATTTTTTAAAAGGCTTAAAAATAAAATTTCTTAGTATAGATAGTGCTTTATTGAAGAAAGTTGGTGATTACATTGCTAAACAAGAAGTGATAAAGGGATGGCCTCAAGATTTGCGATTGAAACCTAGCAAAATTGTTCTGGGTTACATCCTTTTGGCTATTTTGGTAGGAATTTATGCAATTTATCCTATTTTCCTATCTTTTGAGCATAAACATTTGATTAAACAATTTCAATTGGTTTCCCAAGAACTTCAAAAGACAGAGAAGGAATGGAGGCCCATAGAACGCATCCAAAAAGAAGTAGAGGAATTAAAAGCCTTTAATAATAAATTAGAGCACGTCAAGCAAGAAGTGGTCTCGCCTCTTAAAGTATTAAAAATCTTGACAGAGACTACACCTAATGATACTTGGATTTCATATTTTGACTTGAAAAAAAAGACTATAATAATTAGGGGAGAATCTGGTTCAGTGGTAAATTTTTTAGAGACCATTTCAAAGGTGCCTGCATTTCAAG